A genome region from Carcharodon carcharias isolate sCarCar2 chromosome 17, sCarCar2.pri, whole genome shotgun sequence includes the following:
- the slc16a12b gene encoding monocarboxylate transporter 12-B, whose amino-acid sequence MPRHSKVRLVEAPDGGWGWMVVISCFLVTVCTRAVSRCFSIFFVEFQNYFAQDYAMTAWIHSTVDCTTMLFAPVGSIISNRYSTRVAVILGGVLASAGLILSSFATCLEYLYLSLGVLTGCGYALAYSPAVSIVGKYFCKRKAVAYGLAMSGSGIGTFVLAPVVQLLIEQYSWRGALLILGGLVANICVCGALLRPLPLIEDLSSSTISNNASRKNSEECSYKPQCDDFQLPSPSADSSFISKESVNKQPCSCCPSYKEYAFLLTPDFLVFAASLLFLAYGCNTPFVHLVPYAISVGVSQQQAAFLMSILGIIDIIGNISFGWLTDRRWLKKYRKYCYILTIGLDGLCSLFIPILRSFPLLVPYAVLYGYFDGAYVALIPVVTSDIAGNAFLSSALGIVYFIHGIPYLIGPPIAGWLVDTTASYTAAFLVSGLSMIISSTLVISADWISKCRNSVDLQTAVIESEPSTTTFQTASNDPI is encoded by the exons gtGCTTCTCCATATTTTTTGTGGAGTTCCAGAATTATTTTGCTCAGGATTACGCCATGACAGCATGGATACACTCCACTGTCGACTGCACTACAATGCTTTTCG CACCTGTTGGGAGTATTATTAGCAATCGGTATTCCACTAGGGTGGCAGTGATTCTTGGAGGAGTGTTAGCTTCTGCTGGCCTCATTCTCAGCTCATTTGCTACTTGCCTGGAGTACCTCTATCTCTCGCTGGGAGTCCTGACAG GTTGTGGATATGCTTTAGCTTATTCTCCAGCCGTATCAATTGTGGGAAAGTACTTCTGTAAGAGGAAAGCTGTGGCATATGGGTTGGCCATGTCAGGAAGTGGAATTGGAACTTTTGTTTTAGCCCCAGTGGTTCAGCTGCTGATTGAACAGTACTCTTGGCGTGGGGCATTACTGATCCTCGGAGGCCTTGTAGCTAATATTTGTGTCTGTGGTGCTTTGCTGCGGCCCCTCCCTCTTATTGAGGATCTGTCCAGTTCGACCATAAGTAATAATGCAAGCAGAAAAAATTCTGAGGAATGCAGCTATAAACCACAATGTGATGACTTTCAACTGCCCAGCCCTTCTGCAGATTCAAGTTTCATCAGCAAAGAGAGTGTCAACAAGCAACCTTGTAGCTGCTGTCCATCGTATAAAGAATATGCCTTCCTCCTGACGCCAGACTTCCTTGTATTTGCTGCATCACTGCTGTTCTTAGCCTATGGCTGCAACACTCCTTTTGTACACCTTGTACCATATGCGATAAGTGTTGGGGTCAGCCAACAACAAGCAGCCTTCCTAATGTCAATACTTGGCATCATAGACATTATTGGCAACATTTCATTTGGCTGGCTAACAGACAGAAG GTGGTTGAAGAAGTACCGCAAATACTGTTACATTTTGACAATTGGGCTGGATGGTCTCTGCTCTCTGTTCATTCCCATTCTGAGATCTTTTCCACTCCTTGTTCCCTATGCCGTTCTTTATGGATACTTTGATGGGGCTTATGTTGCTCTTatcccagtagtaacatcagatATAGCAGGAAATGCTTTCCTCTCCTCTGCTCTGGGAATAGTTTACTTTATTCATGGGATACCTTATCTGATCGGACCACCAATAGCAG GTTGGTTGGTGGATACAACAGCAAGCTATACAGCAGCTTTCCTCGTCAGTGGGTTGTCCATGATAATCAGCTCCACGTTGGTCATTTCTGCTGATTGGATAAGCAAATGCAGAAATTCAGTTGACCTTCAAACTGCTGTCATAGAGTCAGAACCTAGCACTACAACTTTTCAGACTGCATCAAATGATCCAATATAA